One Triticum dicoccoides isolate Atlit2015 ecotype Zavitan chromosome 4B, WEW_v2.0, whole genome shotgun sequence genomic window carries:
- the LOC119294677 gene encoding nuclear transport factor 2-like isoform X1, translated as MAASPTASASGSAAAAAAAASEANDGPTLSVVTKRLRALRKKQNRIAQMEEAVAAGKTLNQEQKEVMRSKPTLAAVIDELERLRAPLAVAVAEEVSVAPAPAPAPAPIPEPSGSDSSVQDLLALVYFGTLFDVKPQSDFIATMVAREHERSSCITYDCVGDDTVDLLVEGDLDVVSAVAALAAARPASAVGVSHRDALQACAHHARLWLARADEPIHPGSSVTYAAVRAKLDRIMASDYYTAAAVGGGSYGAEGVQAQESMTASPEASAVEENLAAEGHKEEKEDSHATEIYNDHQSDSADVQNVFQDREAPVNPPEEYPSVQAEQEKFDMEEQDERDAEPKEQQFQHPRRSHQNQRGGGRGRRGAYPNGRGGRGGGRGMGGGYQNGRGYQGGGGGYQGGGGGYQNGRGGGGGYYNNNEEGYYQPRNFNNRGRGGRSGGGNSYYSNQGGGGAQGGGHAYAERVEANA; from the exons atggccgcctcccccaccgcctccgcctccggctccgcggccgcggcggcggcggccgcctccGAGGCCAACGACGGGCCCACGCTCTCCGTGGTCACCAAGCGCCTCCGCGCGCTGCGCAAGAAGCAGAACCGCATCGCGCAGATGGAGGAGGCCGTCGCCGCCGGCAAGACGCTCAACCAGGAGCAGAAGGAGGTGATGCGCTCCAAGCCCACCCTCGCCGCCGTCATCGACGAGCTCGAGCGCCTCCGCGCgccgctcgccgtcgccgtcgctgaGGAGGTCTCcgtcgcccccgcccccgccccggcCCCGGCCCCGATCCCGGAGCCCTCCGGCTCGGATTCCTCCGTCCAGGACCTCCTCGCGCTCGTCTACTTCGGCACCCTCTTCGACGTCAAGCCGCAGAGCGACTTCATCGCCACCATGGTCGCCCGCGAGCATGAGCGGAGCAGCTGCATCACCTACGACTGCGTCGGGGACGACACTGTGGACCTGCTCGTGGAGGGCGACCTCGACGTCGTGTCCGCTGTGGCGGCCCTTGCCGCGGCTCGCCCTGCTTCCGCGGTGGGCGTCTCCCACCGCGACGCGCTCCAGGCCTGTGCCCACCATGCCCGCTTATGGCTCGCCCGCGCCGACGAGCCGATCCACCCTGGCTCCTCTGTTACTT ATGCTGCGGTGAGGGCTAAGCTGGACAGGATCATGGCATCAGACTACTACACAGCAGCTGCAGTTGGAGGAGGGAGCTATGGAGCTGAAGGTGTGCAGGCACAGGAGAGTATGACTGCCTCACCAGAGGCATCAGCAGTGGAGGAGAACCTAGCTGCTGAAGGTCACAAG GAGGAGAAGGAAGACTCCCATGCTACGGAAATTTACAATGATCATCAGTCTGATTCAGCGGACGTGCAAAATGTG TTTCAGGATCGTGAAGCCCCCGTGAACCCTCCCGAGGAATATCCCTCTGTTCAGGCAGAGCAGGAGAAGTTTGACATGGAAGAGCAAGATGAGAGGGATGCTGAGCCAAAAGAGCAGCAGTTCCAGCACCCTAGGCGGTCTCATCAGAACCAGCGGGGAGGTGGTCGTGGCAGGAGGGGGGCCTACCCCAATGGCCGTGGCGGGCGTGGAGGCGGCCGTGGCATGGGCGGCGGCTACCAGAATGGGCGTGGATACCAGGGTGGGGGTGGCGGATACCAGGGAGGCGGTGGCGGGTACCAGaatggccggggtggcggcggcgggtacTACAACAACAACGAAGAAGGGTACTACCAGCCGAGGAACTTCAACAACAGGGGCAGGGGCGGCCGGTCTGGCGGCGGCAACTCTTACTACAGCaaccagggaggaggcggcgcGCAGGGAGGAGGCCACGCGTACGCCGAGAGGGTTGAGGCAAATGCTTAG
- the LOC119294677 gene encoding protein MLP1 homolog isoform X2: MAASPTASASGSAAAAAAAASEANDGPTLSVVTKRLRALRKKQNRIAQMEEAVAAGKTLNQEQKEVMRSKPTLAAVIDELERLRAPLAVAVAEEVSVAPAPAPAPAPIPEPSGSDSSVQDLLALVYFGTLFDVKPQSDFIATMVAREHERSSCITYDCVGDDTVDLLVEGDLDVVSAVAALAAARPASAVGVSHRDALQACAHHARLWLARADEPIHPGSSVTYAAVRAKLDRIMASDYYTAAAVGGGSYGAEGVQAQESMTASPEASAVEENLAAEGHKEEKEDSHATEIYNDHQSDSADVQNVDREAPVNPPEEYPSVQAEQEKFDMEEQDERDAEPKEQQFQHPRRSHQNQRGGGRGRRGAYPNGRGGRGGGRGMGGGYQNGRGYQGGGGGYQGGGGGYQNGRGGGGGYYNNNEEGYYQPRNFNNRGRGGRSGGGNSYYSNQGGGGAQGGGHAYAERVEANA, translated from the exons atggccgcctcccccaccgcctccgcctccggctccgcggccgcggcggcggcggccgcctccGAGGCCAACGACGGGCCCACGCTCTCCGTGGTCACCAAGCGCCTCCGCGCGCTGCGCAAGAAGCAGAACCGCATCGCGCAGATGGAGGAGGCCGTCGCCGCCGGCAAGACGCTCAACCAGGAGCAGAAGGAGGTGATGCGCTCCAAGCCCACCCTCGCCGCCGTCATCGACGAGCTCGAGCGCCTCCGCGCgccgctcgccgtcgccgtcgctgaGGAGGTCTCcgtcgcccccgcccccgccccggcCCCGGCCCCGATCCCGGAGCCCTCCGGCTCGGATTCCTCCGTCCAGGACCTCCTCGCGCTCGTCTACTTCGGCACCCTCTTCGACGTCAAGCCGCAGAGCGACTTCATCGCCACCATGGTCGCCCGCGAGCATGAGCGGAGCAGCTGCATCACCTACGACTGCGTCGGGGACGACACTGTGGACCTGCTCGTGGAGGGCGACCTCGACGTCGTGTCCGCTGTGGCGGCCCTTGCCGCGGCTCGCCCTGCTTCCGCGGTGGGCGTCTCCCACCGCGACGCGCTCCAGGCCTGTGCCCACCATGCCCGCTTATGGCTCGCCCGCGCCGACGAGCCGATCCACCCTGGCTCCTCTGTTACTT ATGCTGCGGTGAGGGCTAAGCTGGACAGGATCATGGCATCAGACTACTACACAGCAGCTGCAGTTGGAGGAGGGAGCTATGGAGCTGAAGGTGTGCAGGCACAGGAGAGTATGACTGCCTCACCAGAGGCATCAGCAGTGGAGGAGAACCTAGCTGCTGAAGGTCACAAG GAGGAGAAGGAAGACTCCCATGCTACGGAAATTTACAATGATCATCAGTCTGATTCAGCGGACGTGCAAAATGTG GATCGTGAAGCCCCCGTGAACCCTCCCGAGGAATATCCCTCTGTTCAGGCAGAGCAGGAGAAGTTTGACATGGAAGAGCAAGATGAGAGGGATGCTGAGCCAAAAGAGCAGCAGTTCCAGCACCCTAGGCGGTCTCATCAGAACCAGCGGGGAGGTGGTCGTGGCAGGAGGGGGGCCTACCCCAATGGCCGTGGCGGGCGTGGAGGCGGCCGTGGCATGGGCGGCGGCTACCAGAATGGGCGTGGATACCAGGGTGGGGGTGGCGGATACCAGGGAGGCGGTGGCGGGTACCAGaatggccggggtggcggcggcgggtacTACAACAACAACGAAGAAGGGTACTACCAGCCGAGGAACTTCAACAACAGGGGCAGGGGCGGCCGGTCTGGCGGCGGCAACTCTTACTACAGCaaccagggaggaggcggcgcGCAGGGAGGAGGCCACGCGTACGCCGAGAGGGTTGAGGCAAATGCTTAG